GAAAATCTATCATAATTGACTCTCAGTTAACCGAACAGCGCATGACGCTCACTATGGTCAGACCGCATATTGTTCACATAACCTTCacttttttcttcattttaatacCTTTTCCATCTTTAACCTGTGTGCTTAAACTATCTATATCTGACTCTTGATTTATCTCCCAATATCttaattttacactaaaaatattaGCTCTAAACTCTATAATGGTCTTAGATATAAGCGAGAAATACATCACTATCGATAATTAATTAAGGAAATCAATTGATTCGCTAACCCGCGTGTTTAATATAGTGAAACGTATAAGCTGTCATAATCTTCAACGTCCTTATTATATATCAGAATACTGTTTGCTCATCATTCatattgttttttagatgattctgagtaaatatatgtaatatttacgaTGATTTAACCTAAGTTATCTGTTGCGTACAGTACAATATTTTACTCGTTTCTCGTTTCATAGTGATATATTCGCTTTATGTGCGATTTACGATTACCTACAAACTATTCATACTCTGCTCTATGTTAACAGAACAACATTATTCTTCTCTTGTGTTAAATGCATCTATGAAgctacaatttttcatttaaatattaggctttctcaacaaaaattgtttgaaatgaaatgaaatgaaaaatgactttattagaggcgaagttaggactataaagttcctctctaccacttaacctcaataaCAAAAAACAGGTGTTGATGTAGCTGAAaagccaatttaatttaatagatttaatttactGACAACGTGCATGTTTCCTTCATCATAACTTCTGAAAAATGTGGTTCTCCAATCTTACTAGTAAAGTTAATCTTTactaatcttatttttattttataaaacaccatTTTTACGTAGTAATAAATTTTCCACTaacatttttcagtaaatatgtttttttaacagttcaTAACTCAAGGTAAATGGAAATGAGCATCAATTTACTCAGCGGACTTCTTCGAGTTATCCAGCATTACATCATTAACACTGACGTACGACAAATATTGCCATAAACTTTTACCATCCCTCGCTTTacttttaactttcaaaattctTAAAGATATAAGTAAACTCTTAGATCTCATGTACTATCGGTTAGAGGACAAATATAAAGGATTTCGGTCATTTACCAACGTTACATGTAACAATATATAACACTAAGTTTTggggattgaaatctacccttagtcagattcatttaatttaaaaatttgaaaggaaaaatttaaaaagtttcttttacaTTGTAGTTTTAAGTGCTTTTTGTGTATTACATTTCTTACACTtaacgaagagggtagatttgaatcctcgaaacgtagtaataacactttgtaacataataacgatggcaaatgtctgaaaacacattattatttcaaaCCTGCATGATAATATGTACCAAACCtgcgtcaataacaaactttaagtaaagaatataaaattgatttaaatcttTAAGGCAACAATTTTTTCCTTAGGGTTCCATACTTAAATTCTGAAGTCATTGCTCAGCTATCTTCTCATGTTAATATTCAACCctattttatgaatacaaatcCAAATAATCCATTCAAATAGTTTTGGTTTGATGGATTGTAAAAAgcttatatttttggaaaatcttttTGCTTAATATGATTTGTAAAATACTATTAGTTTAAACGTGtgctttttattacttttatatgtaatcgaaatagtttatatatatatatatatatatatatatatatatatatatatatatatatatatatatatatatatatatatatatatatatatatatatatatatatgtatgtagtatgtggttcaatatttactcaaaacTCTATCACAGGTTTTAGTTTACTGTTTGCTCTAAAGGTATACAACTTCGCTCCGAAGTATTTCTTTGATAAATTCATATGATCTCATATCAAGATAAAGGGTACCGCTCttatttttccttatattttaaatctatgcgttattgtttattaatatatcaagtaatacaaacttaaatttgAGGCTAGTTGATATGATGTAATTATGTTTCGTAATTTGTAATCTGACCTATTTATCGATATATAGTAGTGGTGGTAGTGGAGTGGTGGGGAGGGAACCGTGCAGTCCGTCTCGAGTAAGTCGTAGTGTGAGGTTTAGTGTCGTATAGTAATCAGCATAAGAATAAATGGAATCATGTTTGATCACACAACACAACGTATGATTCTTAGATGGACATTTTTAATGTTGGGTAACGTAAGTTtgatttttctctttttcttGTATTACTTTAATGTTAGTTCTCCAGCATTAAAAGTACGATGGTCGGTATACTTTGATTCATAATTATTTCTCTAACACAGTGCATACTACTGTATGatgcaaataaaaagtttaatgttttactcTTCAGTACTGATTACTTTTTTCTTTGTGAAACAAAGAGTGGTTTGAATAAGTGTTTTGTGCATAGACTACTgcaaatcaaaaaatatttaaaaagtaaaaagttgaatctagataataaaatacatattctatgctaaataaatattcttatataactTCTGGAGTTTAAACCTGGCTTCTATGACAAATTGTTAGGATGTGGATCTTTTGTAATGTTACTAAGCAATTCTCTTACTTAAGGATAGTTTCAtacattataattcaaaataaattttaaaattacggtTTCTGGCACTGTTTgcctaattatttttaactcttaGCAAAGAATTCTATTAAAGGTCTTTATATTGAGCttgtaaatattatctgattttttaagtttaaaataaaagctCAAGTTGCAAATAGTCtgagaaatatatttgtaactttcaAGGTTAAGCAGAGGATATTTTGAATACTGATATCTGAATACTTGTCAGAGGTCTTATGCCTAAGCTTGCTTGTGAGTAGTGTGTGTTGCCACAGGCGGACTGCTCGGATGTAACGCGCTCAACTGGTGCTACTACCTCCACCCCTGCTTCTCGGCCTTCCAGCCCACCACGGCGTTCTGCGGCATAGACAGTGCCCGGGGGGAGGGCCGCATCTTCCGCAACTATTGCGAGTTCAAGCGGCACAACACGTGCTACCAGACTAGTAAGTATGGTGGTTCAAGCGACACAACACGTGCTACCAGAATagctagaccagaataaggaggatataagactgatattaggaatgttgacaggacatggccctctgaggaagcaccttatgaaggtaggccttagtccgAGTAACGAATGTAGACTGTGTGGAGAGGAGGaagagtcagcggagcacatttggttagattgtcctgccatcatAGAGACttggaaaagatacctgggagcatatccCCTCAGCCCCAAGGACCCCCAAGTATTATACAATAATTGTCTAGCTATAATAAGTATCTGTAATTAACTCCTTCATTGAGTGAGACCGTGCTACCATACTAGTAGGTATGTTGGTTCAAGCGACACAACACGTGCTACCATACTAGTAAGTATGGTGGTTCAAGCGACACAACACGTGCTACCAGACTAGTAGGTATGTTGGTTCAAGCGACACAACACGTGCTACCAGACTAGTAGGTATGTTGGTTCAAGCGACACAACACGTGCTACCAGACTAGTAAGTATGGTGGTTCAAGCGACACAACACGTGCTACCAGACTAGTAGGTATGGTTGGTTCAAGCGACACAACACGTGCTACCAGACTAGTAGGTATGTTGGTTCAAGCGACACAACACGTGCTACCATACTAGTAAGTATGGTGGTTCAAGCGACACAACACATGCTACCATACTAGTAAGTATGGTGGTTCAAGCGACACAACACGTGCTACCATACTAGTAAGTATGGTGGTTCAAGCGACACAACACGTGCTACCAGACTAGTAAGTATGTTGGTTCAAGCGACACAACACGTGCTACCAGACTAGTAGGTATGTTGGTTCAAGCGACACAACACGTGCTACCATACTAGTAAGTATGTTGGTTCAAGCGACACAACACGTGCTAATTCAAAATGTGATGTCACAGAGGGAGAACAGTATATTTATGGTTCCATAGTTAGTTAAGTAGACTGCGTAGTGTGGCATAGAGAGTTAGTTATCAGTAGAGTTATATTAGTAGTAGATACATATCTATCATTAGacattattaagttaaaaaaacctGCACttcattaattattgttattgaggCATTCCTGGTGTATTATGATGTTTGCAACGTTAACATACAGTTTACTTAACAGACTACATTCCGACGTTCCGCAAGGCATGCTTCGTCCGGTACCCGTACACAAGGGACGACTACGCGTTTATGGTGAAGCCTCGCTTTGATATGGGCGCTGTTAACAAGAATAAAGGTTGATCCATGATACAACCGTACCGGAAGAGGAACGAGGATTCTTCAAATTGAGTGAACAGCCTGAGTGTCCAGGGAGTGGTATAGTGTTTAGAAGAGTGTCTCATTTCCTATgtcaatatttatacaaatttaaagaaaaaattaaattaaaaatgtaaatactcaCTTAAGACCtgaatatattacttaatattcGTTTTCTTTTATCCGTTTGTAGTTTCatagcttaaatttaaaatatcacgttataaagttattgatttagattgagaatattttatttaacagatgtattaaacatgttacagcttaacaaaatgtattatagctagatGATTGTAGTGCAATAGTTTAAATACGTACATAAGCTAAAAAGCTATGTTACAGTAGTATTATACAATAATTGTCTAGCTATAATGAGTACCTGTAATTAACTCCTTCATTGAGTGAGACCGAATACTCTAATGCTATCTCTGCACAATGATTAAAGCAGTAAATGGTCAAAGTAATaccttgtttttaaacattaaattaatagtaaagttgCATGTGTTTAACCCTTGTGGTAaagcagattttattttattaattaatgtcttGGTTGAAGCTAATTTTAGTTTGGGGATAAAGCCTACATTTTATGGTCGTCAAGTTTCGTAGCAGACACATTTTATGGCCGTCTCTTCATACTCAACCAAGAACCTTTGTCCTGTTGAACTGTAGTATTTTTATAAGGATAATTGTTTGAGGTACTTTTCTGTGCTCAGGGCTAGGGTACTATATAAATAGGGTACCTGAATGTTTTTCTTGTAACAAGCTATCTTTTATATGAATAGAAAATGTTTTCTTCTCTTtggttttcattataatttttgtttctgagtcatgatatttttagtaaaacagaGCCAGACAGGCAATAACTAAACGAAGGCAGTACAGGAaccatttagtaaattttaatatattgaactGTATAGAAAAGTATTACTACACATTTTTAACACCTTGTATAtaccaatacaaataaatattgattcagAAGTGACTACGGGAAATCTAAGTcttattacatatttgtattataataattcattaaaactaaaaagataacaacatttattttcccttttttctCAAAACTGTCAGTATTCAAAACATATTCTATAAACATTCttatatcttaatttattatatcttacTTACAATTCAGTTATCGTTATACTATTTGCTTTTATATTTCTTAACTatctacaaataatttttgaatattctCATTAATGAATTCCTGTACATTCGGTGAAAACCATTATATTTCACAAGAAGTCACTTAAAATCGTATAGATATGAACTTATCAGTCATATCTTTCTCAGAGcttcattttgtattttgtaaacaataatg
The Homalodisca vitripennis isolate AUS2020 chromosome 4, UT_GWSS_2.1, whole genome shotgun sequence DNA segment above includes these coding regions:
- the LOC124359440 gene encoding uncharacterized protein LOC124359440 isoform X3 codes for the protein MCVATGGLLGCNALNWCYYLHPCFSAFQPTTAFCGIDSARGEGRIFRNYCEFKRHNTCYQTNYIPTFRKACFVRYPYTRDDYAFMVKPRFDMGAVNKNKG
- the LOC124359440 gene encoding uncharacterized protein LOC124359440 isoform X1, which codes for MFDHTTQRMILRWTFLMLVCVATGGLLGCNALNWCYYLHPCFSAFQPTTAFCGIDSARGEGRIFRNYCEFKRHNTCYQTNYIPTFRKACFVRYPYTRDDYAFMVKPRFDMGAVNKNKG
- the LOC124359440 gene encoding uncharacterized protein LOC124359440 isoform X2 — protein: MFDHTTQRMILRWTFLMLGGLLGCNALNWCYYLHPCFSAFQPTTAFCGIDSARGEGRIFRNYCEFKRHNTCYQTNYIPTFRKACFVRYPYTRDDYAFMVKPRFDMGAVNKNKG